A DNA window from Fragaria vesca subsp. vesca linkage group LG3, FraVesHawaii_1.0, whole genome shotgun sequence contains the following coding sequences:
- the LOC101313485 gene encoding katanin p60 ATPase-containing subunit A-like 2-like — protein sequence MSDEPSITRWTFPDFKLFYDAKFGRKKVPEETPSEQATANGGVSNGGASSATANGNGHVKNQSDLAIYERYRNQEAAQSNGVSSDPTHVIPKSLLPAFDSAETRSLAESLCRDIVRGDPDVKWETIKGLENAKRLLKEAVVMPIKYPKYFTGLLSPWKGILLFGPPGTGKTMLAKAVATECKTTFFNISASSVVSKWRGDSEKLVKVLFELARHHAPSTIFIDEIDAIISQRGEGRSEHEASRRLKTELLIQMDGLTKTNELVFVLAATNLPWELDAAMLRRLEKRILVPLPEPEARRAMFEELLPVEPGEEELPYDLLVDKTEGYSGSDIRLVCKEAAMQPLRRLMTLLEDKEEMMPEEELPKVGPIKHDDIETALKNTRPSAHLQAHRYEKFNADYGSQILQ from the exons ATGTCCGATGAGCCTTCAATCACTCGCTGGACCTTTCCG GATTTTAAATTGTTTTATGATGCCAAGTTTGGTAGAAAGAAAGTGCCGGAGGAGACGCCAAGCGAGCAGGCAACCGCTAATGGAGGTGTGAGTAATGGGGGAGCTTCAAGCGCCACAGCGAATGGGAATGGTCATGTGAAAAACCAATCTGACTTGGCCATCTATGAGAGATATCGAAACCAG GAAGCTGCACAGTCGAATGGAGTTTCATCTGATCCAACTCATGTGATCCC GAAGTCTTTGCTTCCTGCTTTTGATTCTGCAGAAACACGTTCATTAGCAGAGAGTTTATGCAG GGATATAGTTCGTGGTGATCCGGATGTTAAGTGGGAAACCATTAAGGGCTTAGAGAATGCTAAACGTTTACTTAAAGAAGCAGTGGTCATGCCGATTAAGTATCCCAA GTACTTTACTGGTCTTTTATCACCTTGGAAAGGTATTCTCCTTTTTGGCCCTCCAGGAACAGGAAAG ACTATGCTTGCGAAGGCCGTTGCAACAGAGTGCAAGACCACATTTTTCAACATTTCAGCATCATCAGTTGTCAGTAAATGGCGCG GTGACTCTGAGAAGTTAGTGAAGGTGCTATTTGAGCTCGCCAGGCACCATGCACCCTCAACTATATTTATTGATGAAATTGATGCAATTATTAGTCAACGTGGTGAAGGGCGAAGTGAGCATGAAGCAAGTAGGCGTTTGAAAACGGAGCTTCTGATACAG ATGGATGGTTTGACGAAGACAAATGAACTAGTATTTGTTTTGGCCGCAACAAATCTTCCGTGGGAACTTGATGCAGCTATGCTCCGGCGTCTTGAAAAACGA ATTCTTGTGCCTCTGCCTGAACCTGAAGCACGAAGAGCCATGTTTGAGGAGCTCCTGCCTGTAGAACCTGGTGAGGAGGAGCTTCCTTATGATTTGTTGGTGGATAAGACAGAAGGATATTCAGGTTCTGATATTCGTTTGGTATGCAAGGAGGCTGCCATGCAGCCCCTGAGACGCCTAATGACACTCCTTGAAGACAAAGAGGAAATGATGCCTGAGGAAG AACTCCCTAAGGTTGGACCGATCAAACATGATGACATTGAGACAGCTTTGAAGAACACAAGGCCATCTGCTCACCTCCAGGCTCATCGTTATGAGAAGTTCAATGCTGATTACGGCAGTCAAATACTCCAATGA